The proteins below are encoded in one region of Portunus trituberculatus isolate SZX2019 chromosome 17, ASM1759143v1, whole genome shotgun sequence:
- the LOC123504895 gene encoding uncharacterized protein LOC123504895 → MVVVVSFDPDFLVAFAEWSLKGRLLVWTTKLVVVTRLTVQQLQALLPAHWTFSMMNTVFLNIEGNADQPRCGMYTYLPYSPNGSQVIKIAFWTPAHGFKRLSPVSFFQEKFENFHGAKVNVTSGPYMPYWDEEKVMGTDGSETTVFRGSDYRMFEAIASVLNFTFRLLPTSSWMEVTKRVEERVSLIAPIIYVLLPEQVKRYDFTYVYENAFLSFAMAKPELEPRWKSIYYPLTTEVWIGVIGHVVFFPFLLWQLIRAGHGRHTNVGVGMVFQDTAGMLLGQNLPRRLFYTSSSRVLVAAWLVFSLILGFAYRGNLTASLTLPNYPPRPEILKEIVDHVDKVTMPSYGEKHHKFYKKSESPLLRALSSLMTTGPSLMDGLKRALVQKSAHLDPKKYIQYKIMDEFTEVDGSTRLYVSRGSVFPSPCGWPIPHDAPYKAQLDWLIVATLEAGLYDKWTDDLMRETQLRSQRRQRQLQATDVQDQTQTKAVNEDGLPTLTINHTQGAFILLLLSLVFSTLVFSTELLYKT, encoded by the exons atggtggtggtggtgagtttcgATCCTGACTTCCTCGTCGCCTTCGCCGAGTGGTCTCTGAAGGGACGGTTGCTGGTGTGGACCAcaaaactggtggtggtgacccgCCTGACAGTTCAGCAGCTCCAGGCCCTTCTGCCTGCTCATTGGACTTTCTCCATGATGAACACAGTCTTCCTCAACATAGAGGGCAATGCTGACCAGCCCCG GTGCGGCATGTATACGTACTTGCCATACAGCCCGAATGGCTCCCAGGTTATCAAGATCGCTTTCTGGACACCAGCTCACGGATTCAAACGTCTCTCTCCCGTCTCCTTTTTCCAAGAAAAATTTGAaaa TTTCCACGGCGCTAAAGTGAACGTGACATCTGGACCCTACATGCCTTACTGGGACGAAGAAAAGGTTATGGGAACTGATGGTTCCGAGACAACTGTATTTCGTGGTTCTGACTACCGCATGTTTGAAGCCATTGCCTCGGTGCTTAACTTTACTTTCCGGCTGCTCCCAACATCTTCCTGGATGGAG GTGACAAAACGGGTGGAAGAGCGGGTGTCACTGATCGCCCCCATTATTTACGTGCTGCTCCCCGAACAAGTCAAAAGATATGACTTTACCTACGTTTATGAAAATGCTTTTTTGTCCTTTGCCATGGCTAAACCTGAGCTGGAGCCTCGATGGAAGAGTATTTATTATCCTCTGACTACTGAAGTGTGGATAGGAGTGATTGGGCATGTcgtcttctttccattccttttgtggcag CTCATCCGTGCTGGACATGGTAGGCACACAAACGTGGGCGTGGGAATGGTGTTCCAAGACACAGCGGGGATGCTGCTCGGCCAGAACCTTCCTCGAAGATTGTTCTATACCTCCTCCAGCAGGGTTCTGGTGGCTGCTTGGCTGGTGTTCTCTCTAATCCTCGGGTTTGCGTACCGCGGCAACCTGACTgcctctctcacccttcccAACTATCCACCGCGCCCAGAGATACTCAAAGAAATCGTCGACCATGTTGACAA gGTGACAATGCCTAGTTATGGAGAAAAACACCACAAGTTCTACAAGAAATCAGAGTCTCCATTGCTTCGAGCTTTGAGCAGCCTTATGACCACTGGGCCTTCACTAATGGATGGTCTCAAGAGGGCACTAGTTCAAAA AAGCGCCCATCTCGATcccaaaaaatacatacaatataAAATCATGGACGAATTCACGGAGGTGGACGGGAGCACTCGTTTGTACGTAAGTCGCGGGTCCGTCTTTCCCTCGCCCTGTGGCTGGCCAATCCCGCACGACGCGCCGTACAAGGCTCAGCTGGATTGGTTGATCGTGGCCACCTTGGAG GCTGGCCTCTATGATAAATGGACAGATGATTTGATGAGAGAGACACAGCTCAGGAGTCAGAGGAGACAACGGCAGCTCCAGGCTACAGATGTGCAGGACCAGACACAAACTAAGGCGGTAAATGAGGATGGTTTGCCAACCCTCACCATTAACCACACGCAGGGcgccttcatcctcctcctgctgagtCTCGTCTTTAGCACACTCGTATTTTCCACTGAATTACTGTATAAAACTTaa
- the LOC123504893 gene encoding uncharacterized protein LOC123504893 has product MLAKLVLVTCLGVATARPKMRGGRDMILYTGGAIALLRNPPSDSCTTITITDSTTIPSEFVKDLLGKSAWKQWQMMTTFELNLEKRNISMNDRVKKLISLARQVRLLSWCSRMVVVSLDHDFLGAFAEWSLKGRLLVWTTKLVVVTRLNIPQLQILLPAHWTFSMMNTVFLNIEGTSEQTRFYGAKVNVTSGTYMPYWDEEEVLAADGSKTIVYRGSDYRMVDAIASVLNFTIRVLPTSSWTEVTRLVEEQTSLISSIMHVFLPERVKKFDFTYLYENAYSSFGMAKPDLEPRWKSVYYPLSTGVWTLIRTGHGGYPNVGVGAVLHDVVGMLLGQNLPRRLSYTSSSRVLVAAWLLFALILGMAYRGNLTASLTLPKYPPRPETLEEIVNYVDM; this is encoded by the exons ATGCTCGCGAAGCTGGTGCTGGTAACTTGCCTTGGCGTCGCAACTGCCCGTCCCAAAATGCGAG GTGGGAGGGACATGATCCTGTATACTGGTGGTGCAATAGCACTACTGAGGAATCCTCCAAGTGATTcgtgcaccaccatcaccataacggATAGTACAACCATTCCTTCGGAGTTCGTGAAG GATCTTCTCGGAAAATCAGCGTGGAAGCAGTGGCAAATGATGACAACATTTGAGCTAAAtttagaaaagagaaacatcAGCATGAACGATCGAGTGAAGAAGTTGATCTCCTTAGCACGTCAG GTGCGTTTGCTGTCCTGGTGCTCGaggatggtggtagtgagtcTCGATCATGACTTCCTCGGTGCCTTCGCCGAGTGGTCCCTGAAGGGCCGGCTGTTGGTGTGGACCACCAAGCTGGTGGTGGTAACTCGCCTGAATATTCCGCAGCTCCAAATCCTTCTACCTGCCCATTGGACTTTCTCCATGATGAACACAGTCTTCCTCAACATAGAGGGCACTTCTGAGCAAACCCG CTTCTACGGTGCAAAAGTAAACGTGACGTCCGGAACCTACATGCCTTACTGGGACGAGGAAGAAGTGCTGGCCGCTGATGGTTCAAAGACAATCGTTTATCGCGGCTCTGACTACCGCATGGTGGATGCCATTGCCTCGGTTCTTAACTTTACTATCCGTGTCCTTCCGACGTCATCGTGGACTGAG gTAACAAGACTAGTGGAAGAGCAGACTTCACTGATATCTTCAATTATGCACGTTTTTCTTCCCGAGCGCGTCAAAAAATTTGACTTCACTTACTTATATGAGAATGCATATTCGTCATTTGGCATGGCTAAACCCGATCTTGAGCCTCGATGGAAAAGCGTTTACTATCCTCTGTCTACTGGAGTGTGGACG CTCATTCGTACAGGACATGGTGGGTACCCAAACGTGGGCGTGGGGGCGGTGTTACATGACGTGGTAGGAATGCTACTTGGCCAGAACCTTCCTCGCCGTCTGTCCTATACCTCCTCCAGCAGGGTTCTGGTTGCTGCCTGGCTGTTGTTCGCACTAATCCTCGGGATGGCCTACCGCGGCAACCTGACTgcctctctcacccttcccAAGTATCCACCGCGCCCAGAGACACTCGAAGAAATCGTCAACTACGTTGACATGTAA